The following are encoded together in the Streptomyces sp. NBC_00341 genome:
- a CDS encoding RNA polymerase sigma factor SigF, producing the protein MTGVTGVTGGTGAADAPGATDELPWIEDAGKIAPKDARALSKLFFDRLQVLEEGTAAHQYARNTLIEMNLSLVRFAAGRFRNRGSGDMEDIVQVGTIGLIKAIDRFDLSREVEFTSFAVPYIVGEIKRFFRDTTWAVHVPRRLQELRVDIAKAKECLATELDREPTVQELAGHLGITDEQVTEGIVAANGYTAGSLDMPTDATDTVRNGTPGRTFADALGETDPAMETVENLQTLAPLLDDLDAREHRIIEMRFGQELTQSQIGTELGISQMHVSRLISRILGKLRTGMLVDE; encoded by the coding sequence ATGACAGGTGTGACGGGCGTGACCGGCGGCACGGGTGCCGCGGACGCCCCGGGGGCCACGGACGAGCTTCCGTGGATCGAGGACGCCGGCAAGATCGCCCCCAAGGACGCGCGGGCGCTGTCGAAGCTGTTCTTCGACCGGCTCCAGGTCCTGGAGGAGGGCACCGCCGCCCATCAGTACGCGCGCAACACACTCATCGAGATGAACCTCTCGCTGGTCCGGTTCGCCGCGGGCCGGTTCCGCAACCGCGGCAGCGGCGACATGGAGGACATCGTCCAGGTCGGCACGATCGGGCTGATCAAGGCGATCGACCGGTTCGACCTGTCCCGCGAGGTCGAGTTCACCTCCTTCGCGGTCCCGTACATCGTCGGAGAGATCAAGCGGTTCTTCCGCGACACCACCTGGGCGGTCCACGTGCCGCGCCGACTCCAGGAGCTGCGCGTCGACATCGCCAAGGCGAAGGAGTGCCTGGCCACGGAGCTCGACCGGGAACCCACGGTCCAGGAGCTGGCCGGACACCTCGGGATCACGGATGAACAGGTGACCGAGGGAATCGTCGCGGCCAACGGATACACGGCAGGGTCCCTGGACATGCCGACCGACGCGACGGACACGGTCCGCAACGGCACTCCGGGGCGCACCTTCGCCGACGCGCTGGGCGAGACGGACCCGGCCATGGAGACGGTGGAGAACCTGCAGACGCTGGCACCGCTGCTCGATGACCTGGACGCGCGCGAGCACCGCATCATCGAGATGCGCTTCGGCCAGGAGCTGACGCAGTCGCAGATCGGCACCGAACTCGGCATCTCGCAGATGCACGTCTCGCGTCTGATCAGCCGGATTCTCGGCAAGCTCCGAACCGGCATGCTCGTCGACGAATGA
- a CDS encoding TetR family transcriptional regulator C-terminal domain-containing protein — MQHDEAAERVRQVIRDAGVSQREFARRMVIDPSKLSRSLGGTRRFTTAELARVADIAGVDAGWLLGTHPEQGTAPPQQTGAPLPAARPRRVRNAAAAGRPAADSGRPLQIVRQTVRLIAEHGFHSVRVSDIAEACGTSTAAIHYHFPGRDELLEAAARWCMDEDTARRAAGTADTHHAGDELRLLIGLQTPYTPQQRRQWSVWLDLWAEAARSTAVGELHVEYYRQWRATVAEVIGRGVAQEVFRPVDPEAAALSLTALIDGLATQVLATTPGEPGTSAEDMHGALLRYVDATLTAG, encoded by the coding sequence ATGCAGCACGACGAGGCCGCCGAGCGGGTCCGGCAGGTGATCCGGGATGCCGGAGTGAGTCAGCGCGAGTTCGCGCGGCGGATGGTCATCGATCCGTCGAAGCTCTCGCGCTCGCTCGGCGGCACCCGCCGCTTCACCACGGCCGAGCTGGCCCGGGTGGCCGACATCGCCGGGGTCGACGCCGGCTGGCTGCTCGGGACGCATCCGGAGCAGGGCACGGCGCCCCCGCAGCAGACCGGGGCCCCGCTGCCGGCCGCCCGGCCCCGGCGCGTCCGGAACGCCGCTGCTGCCGGGCGACCTGCGGCGGACAGCGGCAGACCGCTCCAGATCGTCCGGCAGACCGTCCGGCTGATCGCGGAGCACGGATTCCATTCCGTACGGGTCTCCGACATCGCGGAGGCCTGCGGAACCAGTACCGCCGCCATTCACTACCACTTCCCCGGGCGCGACGAGCTGCTGGAGGCGGCCGCCCGCTGGTGCATGGACGAGGACACCGCCAGACGCGCGGCCGGGACCGCGGACACGCACCACGCCGGCGACGAACTCCGCCTGCTGATCGGACTCCAGACCCCGTACACCCCCCAGCAGCGCCGCCAGTGGAGCGTCTGGCTCGACCTGTGGGCCGAGGCGGCGCGCTCCACCGCGGTCGGTGAACTCCATGTGGAGTACTACCGGCAGTGGCGGGCCACGGTCGCGGAGGTGATCGGGCGCGGCGTCGCCCAGGAGGTGTTCCGGCCGGTCGATCCGGAGGCCGCCGCCCTCAGCCTCACCGCTCTCATCGACGGGCTGGCCACCCAGGTCCTCGCCACGACGCCGGGAGAACCGGGCACCAGCGCAGAGGACATGCACGGTGCGCTGCTCCGCTATGTGGACGCGACCCTGACCGCCGGCTGA
- a CDS encoding 3-keto-5-aminohexanoate cleavage protein — MPVNQNVIITCALTGAGDTVRKSPHVPVTPEQIARSAVEAAGAGAAVVHIHVREPETGAPSRDPRLYREVVERIKETGTDVVINLTAGMGGDLVIDPDAPLRQLPGTDLVGGLERLPHVEDLLPDICTLDCGSLNFGDGSNLYVSTPDMLRAGARRIQELGVRPELEIFDTGQLWFAKQLLAEGLLDAPTVFQLCMGVPWGAPADPGVLQSMVNMLPEGAQWASFALGRMQMPWVAQSILLGGHVRVGLEDNLYLGKGVKATNAQLVERAVQITEALGSRVATPDEARQRLGLKPRG; from the coding sequence ATGCCCGTAAACCAGAACGTCATCATCACGTGTGCCCTCACCGGGGCCGGTGACACGGTCCGCAAGAGCCCCCATGTGCCCGTCACTCCCGAGCAGATCGCCCGTTCCGCCGTCGAGGCGGCCGGGGCCGGCGCGGCTGTCGTGCACATCCACGTCCGTGAGCCGGAGACCGGCGCACCCTCCCGCGACCCGCGCCTGTACCGGGAGGTCGTCGAGCGGATCAAGGAGACCGGGACCGATGTCGTCATCAATCTGACCGCCGGGATGGGCGGCGATCTGGTGATCGACCCCGACGCCCCGTTGCGGCAGCTGCCCGGCACCGACCTCGTCGGCGGGCTGGAACGCCTCCCCCATGTCGAGGACCTGCTGCCGGACATCTGCACGCTCGACTGCGGCTCCCTGAACTTCGGCGACGGCAGCAATCTGTACGTCTCCACCCCTGACATGCTCCGGGCCGGCGCCCGCCGCATCCAGGAGCTCGGTGTACGCCCGGAGCTGGAGATCTTCGACACCGGGCAGCTGTGGTTCGCCAAGCAGCTCCTCGCCGAGGGCCTGCTCGACGCCCCGACCGTCTTCCAGCTCTGCATGGGCGTCCCCTGGGGCGCGCCCGCCGATCCCGGCGTGCTCCAGTCGATGGTGAACATGCTGCCCGAGGGCGCGCAGTGGGCGAGCTTCGCGCTGGGCCGGATGCAGATGCCGTGGGTCGCGCAGTCGATCCTCCTCGGCGGCCATGTCCGGGTCGGCCTCGAGGACAACCTGTACCTCGGCAAGGGCGTCAAGGCCACCAACGCCCAGTTGGTGGAACGCGCCGTGCAGATCACCGAGGCGCTGGGCTCCCGGGTCGCCACCCCGGACGAGGCCCGTCAGCGGCTCGGACTCAAGCCCCGCGGCTGA
- a CDS encoding 3-hydroxyacyl-CoA dehydrogenase NAD-binding domain-containing protein, producing MNAAQPAQPVRTTGPAPAVQPEPATPAPCAPEDVRRVACVGAGVIGGGWVAHFLARGYDVTAWDPAPDAEEKLRRLVDAAWPALEQLGLAEGASPDRLTVVPTLEEAVSDAQFVQESAPEKLELKRDLLARLDAAAPAGVVIASSTSGYPMTDMQTRAAGAGRLVVGHPFNPPYLIPLVEVVGGELTAPSAVGWASRFYEVAGKSVITMEREVPGFIANRLQEALWREALHMVANGEATVTEIDDSITEGPGLRWACMGPMLTFALAGGEGGMAHMLDHFGPSLKAPWTRLDAPELDRELYDAVVRGCDEAADGRSIADLVAERDRGVIDVLRATGRLAGRSTQEVAK from the coding sequence ATGAACGCCGCACAGCCCGCACAGCCCGTACGAACCACCGGGCCCGCGCCCGCTGTTCAGCCCGAACCGGCCACCCCTGCTCCCTGCGCCCCCGAGGACGTTCGCCGCGTGGCGTGCGTGGGCGCCGGAGTGATCGGCGGCGGCTGGGTCGCGCACTTCCTGGCCCGTGGCTACGACGTCACCGCCTGGGACCCGGCCCCCGACGCCGAGGAGAAGCTCCGCCGGCTGGTGGACGCCGCCTGGCCCGCGCTGGAGCAGCTCGGCCTCGCGGAAGGGGCGTCGCCGGACCGGCTCACGGTCGTGCCGACGCTCGAAGAGGCGGTGTCCGACGCCCAGTTCGTCCAGGAGAGCGCTCCGGAGAAGCTGGAGCTCAAGCGGGATCTGCTGGCCCGCCTCGACGCCGCGGCGCCGGCGGGGGTCGTGATCGCGTCCTCGACGTCCGGCTACCCGATGACCGACATGCAGACCCGGGCCGCGGGCGCCGGACGGCTGGTCGTGGGGCACCCGTTCAACCCGCCGTATCTGATCCCGCTGGTCGAGGTGGTGGGCGGCGAGCTGACCGCACCGTCCGCGGTCGGCTGGGCGTCCCGGTTCTACGAGGTCGCGGGCAAGTCCGTCATCACGATGGAGCGCGAGGTCCCCGGTTTCATCGCGAACCGCCTCCAGGAGGCGCTGTGGCGCGAGGCGCTGCACATGGTCGCCAACGGTGAGGCGACGGTGACGGAGATCGACGACTCCATCACCGAGGGTCCCGGACTGCGCTGGGCCTGCATGGGGCCGATGCTGACCTTCGCGCTCGCGGGCGGCGAGGGCGGCATGGCACACATGCTGGACCACTTCGGCCCCTCCCTCAAGGCCCCGTGGACCCGGCTCGACGCCCCAGAGCTGGACCGGGAGCTGTACGACGCCGTGGTGCGCGGCTGCGACGAGGCGGCGGACGGCCGCAGCATCGCGGACCTCGTGGCCGAACGCGACCGCGGCGTCATCGATGTCCTGCGCGCCACCGGCCGGCTCGCCGGGCGGAGCACCCAGGAGGTGGCCAAGTGA
- a CDS encoding thioesterase family protein, protein MTALPLHRETVRPEWIDYNGHMSEAFYVLVFGFATDRMMIETGLNSEYRERTGCSLYTVESHIRYLRDVAEGDRLAVRTRVLGADAKKTRFTHELYVLGPDAQDDAEPGPDAEPVATSELLALHVDQQAGRTAPFPDRVRECLVALTEAAPDWAGRSIVEVPAAG, encoded by the coding sequence GTGACCGCGCTGCCACTGCACCGGGAGACCGTGCGCCCGGAGTGGATCGACTACAACGGCCATATGAGCGAGGCGTTCTACGTACTCGTCTTCGGTTTCGCGACCGACCGGATGATGATCGAGACCGGCCTGAACTCCGAGTACCGGGAACGCACCGGCTGTTCGCTGTACACGGTCGAGTCCCATATCCGCTATCTGCGCGACGTCGCGGAGGGCGACCGGCTCGCCGTCCGGACCCGGGTGCTCGGCGCCGACGCGAAGAAGACCCGGTTCACCCATGAGCTGTACGTGCTCGGGCCCGACGCGCAGGACGACGCCGAACCGGGCCCGGACGCCGAGCCCGTGGCGACGAGCGAGCTGCTCGCCCTCCACGTGGACCAGCAGGCCGGCCGTACCGCGCCCTTCCCCGACCGGGTGCGCGAGTGCCTCGTCGCCCTCACGGAGGCGGCACCCGACTGGGCGGGCCGCTCGATCGTGGAGGTCCCCGCCGCAGGCTGA
- a CDS encoding putative leader peptide yields the protein MPATLPLVSRRHVDLGRLASSACSRSAALR from the coding sequence ATGCCCGCGACCCTGCCACTCGTATCGCGGCGCCACGTCGATCTGGGGCGCCTCGCATCCTCGGCGTGTAGCCGCTCCGCCGCGCTCCGTTGA
- a CDS encoding bifunctional o-acetylhomoserine/o-acetylserine sulfhydrylase, with protein sequence MSQPVDSVTAGHTPEDQDRQDPGAAWSFETKQIHSGAVPDPATGARAVPIYQTTSFVFRDTQHAADLFSLAEPGNIYTRIHNPTQDVLEQRIAALEGGVAAVALASGQAAETLALLTLAGAGDHIVSSTSLYGGTYNLLRHTLPRFGIEVSFVDDPDDIEAWSAAIRPNTKALFAETLGNPRGDVLDIRAVADAAHAAGVPLVVDNTVPTPFLLRPIEHGADVVIHSATKFLGGHGTTIGGVVVDGGTFDFGAHAERFPDFSSPDPSYHGLRYWPDLGPSAFAVKLRVQLLRDLGPALSPHSAFLLLQGVETLSLRLERHTANAQALAEWLERRDEVSAVHYAGLESSKWYGAGRRYLPRGAGAVLAFELRDGVEAGKRFVDAVGLFSHLANIGDVRSLIIHPASTTHSQLTEEQLAATGATAGLVRLSVGLENVDDLKADLEAGFRAAKAAS encoded by the coding sequence ATGAGCCAGCCCGTAGACTCCGTCACCGCAGGTCACACCCCCGAGGACCAGGACCGTCAGGACCCGGGTGCGGCCTGGTCGTTCGAGACCAAGCAGATCCACTCCGGGGCCGTCCCCGATCCGGCGACCGGTGCCCGCGCGGTGCCGATCTACCAGACGACGTCGTTCGTCTTCCGGGACACCCAGCACGCCGCGGACCTGTTCTCGCTGGCCGAGCCCGGCAACATCTACACCCGGATCCACAACCCCACCCAGGACGTCCTGGAGCAGCGGATCGCCGCGCTGGAAGGCGGAGTCGCCGCGGTGGCCCTCGCTTCCGGGCAGGCCGCCGAGACCCTCGCCCTGCTGACGCTGGCCGGTGCGGGAGACCACATCGTCTCGTCCACCTCGCTGTACGGAGGCACGTACAACCTGCTGCGCCACACGCTCCCCCGGTTCGGCATCGAGGTGTCGTTCGTCGACGACCCGGACGACATCGAGGCGTGGTCGGCGGCGATCCGGCCGAACACCAAGGCGCTGTTCGCGGAGACGCTCGGCAATCCGCGCGGTGACGTCCTGGACATCCGCGCGGTCGCCGACGCGGCGCACGCGGCCGGGGTGCCGCTGGTCGTCGACAACACCGTGCCCACGCCCTTCCTGCTGCGTCCGATCGAGCACGGCGCGGACGTCGTCATCCACTCGGCGACCAAGTTCCTCGGCGGTCACGGCACCACCATCGGCGGTGTGGTGGTGGACGGCGGTACGTTCGACTTCGGGGCGCACGCCGAGCGGTTCCCGGACTTCAGCTCCCCCGACCCGAGCTACCACGGTCTGCGCTACTGGCCGGACCTCGGCCCGAGCGCCTTCGCGGTCAAGCTCCGGGTTCAGCTGCTGCGCGACCTCGGCCCCGCGCTCTCCCCGCACTCCGCCTTCCTGCTGCTGCAGGGCGTGGAGACGCTGAGCCTGCGGCTGGAGCGGCACACCGCGAACGCCCAGGCGCTGGCCGAATGGCTGGAGCGACGGGACGAGGTGTCGGCCGTCCACTACGCCGGGCTCGAATCGAGCAAGTGGTACGGGGCGGGGCGCCGGTACCTGCCGCGTGGCGCGGGCGCCGTGCTCGCCTTCGAGCTGCGGGACGGGGTGGAGGCGGGCAAGAGGTTCGTGGACGCGGTCGGCCTGTTCAGCCACCTCGCCAACATCGGTGACGTGCGCAGCCTGATCATCCACCCGGCGTCGACCACGCACAGCCAGCTGACCGAGGAGCAGCTGGCCGCCACCGGAGCGACGGCCGGGCTGGTCCGCCTCTCCGTCGGGCTGGAGAACGTGGACGATCTCAAGGCCGATCTGGAGGCCGGGTTCCGGGCCGCGAAGGCGGCGTCCTGA
- a CDS encoding homoserine O-acetyltransferase yields the protein MNGTAPSTTLPLPPATGGRREGDPPGRRNWVRLDRALPLESGDELPGVHLAYETWGRRAADGSNAVLVLHALTGDSHVAGPAEPGHPSDGWWDALVGPGKALDTERWFVVAPNVLGGCQGSTGPSSTGPDGARWGGGFPRLTVRDQVAAEAALADALGIGRWAAVIGGSMGGMRALEWAVGRPERTGSLLVLAAPAAASAEQIAWGPVQISAIRSDPGWRGGHYHDAAPGQGPHRGLGLARRIAHITYRSEPELGSRFGGEAQPGEQPRHGGRYRVESYLDHHAARLVHRFDAGSYVTLTEAMNGHDIGRGRGGTAQALRRARMPALIAGIDSDRLYPPAQQAELAALLPGADRARIVASPHGHDGFLIETVQVGSLVRELLPGRPDPDR from the coding sequence CTGAACGGGACCGCTCCCTCCACCACACTCCCCCTCCCGCCGGCCACCGGAGGCCGGCGGGAGGGGGATCCGCCGGGCCGCCGCAACTGGGTGCGTCTGGACCGGGCGCTGCCGCTGGAGTCGGGCGACGAGCTGCCCGGTGTGCACCTGGCCTACGAGACATGGGGGCGCCGGGCGGCCGACGGTTCCAACGCGGTCCTGGTGCTGCACGCCCTGACCGGGGACAGCCATGTGGCCGGGCCCGCGGAGCCCGGCCATCCCTCCGACGGGTGGTGGGACGCGCTGGTCGGCCCCGGGAAGGCGCTGGACACCGAGCGCTGGTTCGTCGTCGCGCCGAATGTGCTGGGCGGCTGCCAGGGCAGCACCGGTCCGTCGTCCACCGGCCCGGACGGGGCGCGCTGGGGCGGCGGCTTCCCCCGTCTGACGGTCCGGGACCAGGTGGCGGCCGAGGCGGCGCTGGCCGACGCGCTGGGCATCGGCCGGTGGGCGGCGGTGATCGGCGGCTCGATGGGCGGCATGCGGGCGCTCGAATGGGCCGTCGGCAGGCCGGAGCGCACCGGCTCGCTGCTGGTGCTCGCGGCGCCCGCCGCGGCCTCGGCCGAGCAGATCGCCTGGGGGCCCGTGCAGATCTCCGCGATCCGCTCCGATCCCGGCTGGCGCGGCGGCCACTACCACGACGCGGCACCGGGCCAGGGCCCGCACCGGGGCCTCGGCCTGGCCCGCAGGATCGCCCACATCACCTACCGCAGCGAGCCCGAGCTCGGCTCCCGGTTCGGCGGCGAGGCACAGCCGGGTGAGCAGCCCCGGCACGGCGGGCGGTACCGGGTGGAGTCGTATCTCGACCATCACGCGGCCAGACTGGTGCACCGCTTCGACGCCGGCAGCTACGTCACCCTGACCGAGGCGATGAACGGGCACGACATCGGGCGCGGCCGGGGTGGCACCGCGCAGGCGCTGCGCCGTGCCCGGATGCCCGCACTGATCGCGGGCATCGACTCCGACCGGCTCTATCCGCCCGCCCAGCAGGCGGAGCTGGCCGCGCTGCTGCCCGGCGCCGACCGGGCCCGGATCGTGGCGTCGCCGCACGGCCACGACGGATTCCTGATCGAGACGGTCCAGGTGGGCTCTCTGGTAAGGGAGTTGCTGCCGGGCCGGCCGGATCCGGACCGCTGA
- a CDS encoding sulfite oxidase, whose translation MRSVPPSEDAYDGMRLRQWSRGAARSAGIERRDLLRLVAAASAAAGLPAGLSSPAQAAPGAAGPAPGIVKPLPPEVFTVRGTNAETNFAALRPTGLLTPADRFFVRNHTTTPRIDASGWRLKVWGDGLRGPAVEFTYDELRALPMATVTSFVECAGNARSYYTTQQGEQVSGTAWTLGAIGTARWRGVRLADVLRRAGITRNAVDVLPRGLDDEVVSDGINLGRVRRPLPVAKALDDVILALEMNGEPLPPDHGHPVRLIVPSWVGVANIKWVGDIEVSASPLLSPWNTGLYRLFGPGYPAEGSAPLTRQTLKSAFEVAPGASFRARRRHVLTGRSWSGGAPVRTVEVSTDGGARWRRARLRDEPRNGSWVRWSADWVPKDRGPAVLLARATDRSGRTQPEKAVPNTQGYLFDAVVRHEVRVV comes from the coding sequence ATGAGATCCGTTCCGCCGTCCGAGGACGCGTACGACGGTATGCGGCTGCGTCAGTGGTCGCGTGGCGCCGCGCGCTCCGCCGGCATCGAACGCCGTGATCTGCTGCGGCTGGTGGCGGCCGCGTCGGCAGCCGCCGGGCTGCCCGCCGGTCTCTCGTCCCCCGCCCAGGCGGCCCCCGGGGCGGCCGGCCCCGCGCCCGGGATCGTGAAGCCGCTGCCGCCCGAGGTGTTCACGGTGCGCGGCACCAACGCCGAGACCAACTTCGCGGCGCTGCGCCCGACCGGGCTGCTCACTCCCGCCGACCGCTTCTTCGTGCGCAACCACACCACCACCCCGCGGATCGACGCGTCCGGCTGGCGGCTGAAGGTGTGGGGCGACGGGCTGCGGGGCCCGGCGGTGGAGTTCACGTACGACGAGCTGCGGGCGCTGCCCATGGCCACCGTCACCTCGTTCGTCGAGTGCGCGGGCAACGCCCGCAGCTACTACACGACGCAGCAGGGCGAGCAGGTCAGCGGCACGGCCTGGACGCTCGGCGCGATCGGGACGGCCCGCTGGCGCGGGGTGCGGCTGGCCGATGTGCTGCGCCGGGCGGGCATCACCCGGAACGCGGTGGATGTACTGCCGCGCGGGCTGGACGACGAGGTGGTCAGTGACGGGATCAACCTCGGCCGGGTCCGCAGGCCGCTGCCGGTCGCGAAGGCGCTGGACGACGTGATCCTCGCCCTTGAGATGAACGGCGAACCGCTGCCGCCCGACCACGGCCATCCGGTACGTCTGATCGTGCCGTCCTGGGTCGGGGTCGCGAACATCAAGTGGGTCGGCGACATCGAGGTGAGCGCGTCGCCGCTGCTCTCCCCGTGGAACACCGGCCTGTACCGGCTGTTCGGTCCCGGCTATCCGGCGGAGGGCAGTGCGCCGCTGACCCGGCAGACGCTGAAGAGCGCCTTCGAGGTGGCGCCGGGGGCATCGTTCCGCGCCCGCCGACGCCATGTGCTGACGGGCAGGTCCTGGTCGGGCGGGGCGCCGGTGCGCACGGTCGAGGTCAGTACCGACGGCGGTGCGCGGTGGCGTCGCGCACGGCTGCGCGACGAGCCGCGGAACGGAAGCTGGGTCCGCTGGTCGGCCGACTGGGTGCCCAAGGACCGCGGACCGGCCGTCCTGCTGGCGCGGGCGACGGACCGGTCGGGCCGCACCCAGCCGGAGAAGGCCGTCCCCAACACGCAGGGCTATCTCTTCGACGCCGTGGTCCGGCACGAGGTACGGGTCGTCTGA